Proteins from a single region of Penaeus monodon isolate SGIC_2016 chromosome 12, NSTDA_Pmon_1, whole genome shotgun sequence:
- the LOC119579226 gene encoding uncharacterized protein LOC119579226 has protein sequence MEVSTVDLMLLTLPETLKGEGEKLIEMSRLIEEERLFRNGSKFRRHSKPKTHEEIQEKRMDQKKKARESAEPLAIAKLIMEIWSPKMRCHAEKVILNRAVQLDYLKESHLRWVFVLEHCIVEEATGTDWVIDDQDEAIIELIWNRFNMKQHFYDTWFHRLWIQRSYDRLKTFLPLLSAEMISRHDLSKFAFSQAVGYTLKWVHNVYNQIWKSACDLHLNNEPHHPHVWKSPTPEEKRKKLECWLTDVCDFRNGCPYGIDIKNFDLHSEDFPEPFLQESFLDMVAVEWERKKGQRLDITTRELVYMDDKFLQRYSPVQHQIVHNLIQSIILSDKSWNDIILSEREKKLLSTIPQDRHAVIACQIENQKKAEVARQVKLANEAEKGSSKIHLKPSEEMVQRGHDIAYFITVCRVVTEIWNAKFRQYAEKVLLKKAVNEGFIQEEQVKWVSVFHPPMNDDSEEQIMLDDDLVLQILWKDFNLQKHFSAVNFHRYWVKQSYLRLSQFMKELPEEVIERHDLTKFALSQSLGYTLKFIHEVNYPVWRKACNMHLNCEPHHPEMWSGKHTPEDKQLHLENWLCVQAGGYTYGLDLGTLDFASEDMAKLFLLESLLDMVAVEWERNKGQRPDLTYTELVYMEDRFLARYSPKDKDFILELMSIIRQADKKTDID, from the coding sequence ATGGAGGTTTCTACTGTGGATTTGATGCTCCTAACATTACCTGAAACactaaagggagaaggagaaaagctTATAGAAATGTCCAGACTTATAGAAGAAGAACGGCTATTCCGAAATGGATCAAAGTTTAGAAGACATTCCAAACCAAAAACACATGAAGAAATACAGGAAAAGAGAATGGATCAGAAGAAGAAGGCTAGGGAAAGTGCAGAGCCTCTTGCAATTGCAAAGCTGATAATGGAAATTTGGTCTCCCAAAATGCGATGTCATGCAGAAAAAGTAATATTGAACAGGGCAGTACAGTTGGATTACCTGAAAGAATCTCACCTTAGATGGGTTTTTGTTCTAGAGCATTGTATAGTCGAAGAGGCCACAGGCACTGATTGGGTCATAGACGATCAAGATGAAGCCATCATTGAGCTTATATGGAACAGATTCAATATGAAGCAGCACTTCTATGATACCTGGTTTCATCGTCTGTGGATTCAAAGATCATATGATCGGCTGAAGACATTCTTACCACTCCTGTCTGCTGAAATGATAAGTCGTCATGATCTCAGCAAGTTTGCATTCAGCCAAGCAGTTGGATACACACTGAAATGGGTACATAATGTATACAATCAGATATGGAAGAGTGCTTGTGATCTTCACCTGAACAATGAACCCCATCATCCACACGTCTGGAAGTCTCCTACaccagaggaaaagagaaagaagctggAATGTTGGCTGACAGATGTATGTGATTTTCGAAATGGCTGCCCATATGGcattgatattaaaaattttgatctGCATTCAGAGGATTTTCCAGAACCATTTTTACAGGAAAGCTTTTTGGATATGGTTGCTGTtgagtgggaaaggaaaaagggtcaGCGCCTTGACATTACTACCAGGGAACTTGTGTACATGGATGACAAATTTTTGCAGAGATACAGTCCAGTCCAGCATCAAATAGTTCATAATCTGATTCAAAGTATAATTTTATCTGACAAAAGCTGGAATGATATTATACtgtcagaaagagaaaaaaagttattgtCAACCATTCCTCAAGACAGACATGCGGTTATTGCTTGTCAGATTGAAAATCAGAAAAAGGCTGAGGTTGCTAGACAGGTAAAACTTGCCAATGAGGCTGAGAAGGGCAGCAGTAAAATCCATCTCAAACCAAGTGAGGAGATGGTACAGCGAGGACATGACATTGCTTATTTCATTACAGTTTGCCGTGTGGTAACAGAAATCTGGAATGCTAAATTCAGGCAGTATGCAGAGAAGGTTCTGCTAAAAAAAGCTGTGAATGAGGGTTTTATTCAAGAAGAACAAGTGAAATGGGTATCAGTATTTCATCCACCaatgaatgatgatagtgaagaacAAATTATGCTGGATGATGATCTTGTACTGCAAATACTATGGAAAGATTTCAACTTGCAAAAACATTTCAGTGCTGTAAATTTCCACAGGTACTGGGTAAAGCAGAGTTATCTGCGGTTGTCACAGTTTATGAAAGAGTTACCAGAAGAGGTGATAGAACGTCATGACCTCACCAAGTTTGCTCTGTCCCAGTCGTTAGGGTAcactttaaaatttatacatgaaGTAAACTACCCAGTTTGGCGCAAAGCCTGCAACATGCATCTGAACTGTGAACCACACCATCCAGAGATGTGGTCAGGAAAGCATACACCTGAAGATAAACAGTTGCACTTGGAGAACTGGCTGTGTGTCCAAGCTGGAGGGTACACATATGGCTTGGACCTTGGCACACTGGACTTTGCTTCGGAAGATATGGCCAAGTTATTTCTGCTAGAGAGTTTGCTGGACATGGTGGCTGTTGAGTGGGAGAGGAACAAAGGACAGCGACCAGACTTGACTTACACAGAACTAGTTTACATGGAAGACAGGTTCTTGGCTCGCTATTCACCAAAGGACAAAGATTTCATTCTCGAGCTGATGTCCATCATTAGACAAGCAGATAAGAAAACTGATATTGATTAA